In Megalops cyprinoides isolate fMegCyp1 chromosome 12, fMegCyp1.pri, whole genome shotgun sequence, the sequence CAACAACCTGTAAGCTTAACTTGTAAGCTGAGGaaccccagaaaaaaaaacgtgttttcAAAACGATCTCAGAGGAACACCGGGGACTGACATGGATTGATTTTTTGGAAATGCCAACATGTCATGGCCAATttcctgaaatgttaaaaacaaatccTAAGAGTTTGCCCATGGCATACACCCAGGTGCCTTCTTGGTTAAAGTTCCCAACTAAGAGAGGCTAGTTTTGCCTCTCTACCAAGGTAGTGGATCCTCCTTTCCTTCAGGTAAAATGTCACCCGAGAGCAGTTCCAAGGGAGACAGAAGCAGCTTCCCGCTCTCCTATCATGGTGGTCAGAGTAAATGTCTATCCTTTGCCTGTTTGCCATCTCTTCCTGCAGTTGTAGTAAGTTTGGAATTAGAATCCCTATGTACCAAGGCTGACTCCATGACTCCAAAAGCCTTGTATTCAATTCCTTGTCTAATCTGGTGTCCAACCAGGCCAGGACGACTAGCTAACATGTTTTTACTTGGGTCCTTtccagtatgtgtgtatgtaagtatgcgtgttagctaactagctagccgAAAAAGAAATAAGCTAGCAGGTCAGTGCAATCCATGTTCAGCTGTTTGGGTGAAGAGGTTGTGTTCCACAGTGAGAACAGTCAGAGGCCACGCTGAGCCAGTGCTGGGCAGTGaaacagctgtgctgctgtcagtcaTGCTGGAGATAAGGAGCAACACTGCAGGACCAGACACCAGGGGGCAGCGATGCTGCAGCAGGTAGTCAGGGCTACCAACAACAAGGATTCCCTGAGACTCAGGTGGATTCAGGTAGATTCGCAATTCACAAAAATGAAGTGCATAGGGCAATCCATGTAGgggtaagaaaataaaatttctaaACGTATTCATCATAACAAAAACTAATAATCTACACTGCGTGTGTCTATATTTAATAAAGTGACTGAAGCTTGAAATTCCATTAAAGAGAAaattacacacaccacacacaaaaaaaaaaaaaacctttggctccccctgctgttaCGTTTTTAGTACTGTTTTCTCAATCAAAATCATGCACCCCGTATTTTTCAGTCAGTCCGGATGGGAACCAAATCGTGCTTCTGTAGTCATGTTCAGTGCGATACATGTTTCAGATGTACTAATGTCTGATGTTTGTTCTCTCACCAGCGTATAGTGTGATATAATTCACAGGGAACTGCTGATAAAAATGGTGCTTGTACAAGCATTTTCGTCCACAAGGTGGCACTGTAAACAATGTTTGAGGGAACACGTAGTGTTGTACCATAAGTAGAAAGCTGCAGGAGACGAAAACAAAAGTGACGTGACTCATGTGTCAGTACGCCCGTTTGCTTTGCAGGCCAAAGAGAGTAACGGTTTAAACTGCTGATAGAGCCCTGGCAGAGCTGAGGTCTGCTGGGGTTAGAGGGGCTGAGAGAGAAATGACCATTTTGGCAGCTTCGCAGCTCTGTCACTCCATGGGTTCTCAGTTTTACAGGGTTTATGCACTAAATTAACAATCATTTCGACCACCTGCTGAATGGTGAAGTCCCCCTCTTACTTTTGGTTCCCATTTTAAAGAGGCTAGAAATCCAGTTGGTGTTTACATCTAAAAGCCCCTACCCAGGTCTAGTTTATTTCCAAAACACACCCTGTTACATGCATTTGTCCAAGAGAGCATGTCAGCTCTCTTGGACAAATGCATGTAACACCCCACCATACACCTTCTACACACTAAACATCCAGGCCTGTAGGAGTAGGATCAGCATGGTGGCCCAGGGCCAAGCACAGTCAAACAGCAATACTCACACTGATCTTATTCAATTCTGTGAGCTTCCCAGACTCTTTCCACCCCCACAGTCCAAGGATAGCAATTACATAGACAACTCAGCTAACAAgcaattatttctttattagCTGCGAATAAAGTCACATGAGACAAACCCTCCAACACAATTTCCTTGTGGGTCAAACAGATTTTTCTCTCCCTGGGCGATGGGGCCTGGCGCTTAGGTTACAGTATAGGTTATAGTGAGTTCTTGGGTTACGGTATGGGTTATACTCAGGCATGAGTGCAGTCAGAGATTGCATTTCTGCCAAATCAGAGACCTGacaccacaacacacaacagCTTCCTGAACACCAGCCTTACAGTCCTGATGACGTAGCCCACGGTTAATGCCGAACCTGTGAAAGAATTCGCGTTGCTGTTTCAGTATCCTCTGACCCCTTGCGTGGTTGACACGGAGTGTGTGGAGTACAAAACCAACTGAAATCACATGGAATCTTATAATTGCTAACATTAAAATGCGTGTCGCTTCGTATAAACCTCCCTGGGCATTTCTGCTTGTCAAGCTATGTTCTATGCCAATTCGATTAAGAATTTCAACTTTTATCAGTCTCTATTGCGCCGCTTGCAAAAATTTTAAGAACGAAATTATAGTACTTTACAATCATTAGTATTCTCTAATAGTACCATAAATGCCGCAAATATATACAGCCTGCCATATTCTTTACTGCCTCCAAACTAATTCAATTTATTACAACCTGCTGACGTTCGTGACtccaaatattaaaaataaaactagcATAAAAGTGTATGCTCGGTTGTGCATGCTATTTTGTGGTTTTCAAATGTGACGGCTTTTTGGAATATATATCTTAAATGCCTGTACCAGCGCTCGCAATGCTCCGGTATCCggtttgttgttgtgtttctAAGGAAACCCGAGTCGCCCGCAGCGTGTTTGCACGGAGCGCTTCCAGCAGGCTGGTTAGCGGTTTAGCGAAGTAGCCCAAGAAGTCTAATCAAGTGTAGCTGCAGGTAAATTAACCATTTTCCCTCCAAATGATCGACGCATTGGTAGTTCATGGAACGAACCTGTTACATGTATtttgctttatatttttgtacCATTTACTTACAAGTTCTCGATATATTGTTACAACGATTTACGCACTTTAAGCTTTGTTTGTTGCTAAAACAGCGTCGATTATGCCATTTGAAGTTTTTAGCAGACAATAATGctgtctctgcatctctgctggTCTGAAACCACCGTTTAAGGTTTTCAGCGGGACTAAAGGTGCGAAGCCcattaaaaaggaacaaacatCTAAATGCACAGCCGATGACCCGTGTGCATAGTTTATGTCCTTTTTTTGGCGATACAGATCTGAAGACgcacttaaaataaaacactttaaattgCTAGATAACTTAAATTACTGTGTCTTGAAGCAGAGTTTCCCCGAGAATGACTGCCCTGGAAGCGGACTTGCTACGGTCCAGAGGACGCGCTAGTCCCCACAGCGTGAAACTGTGGCAGCTGAACGGGACAGATTTCCAGCCGGCGGTGACAGAGGGGTCGCTGGTGGCCACAGAGACCCGATTCAGCACCTGGACACCTATCGGCAACAAGCCGTCCAATCAGCAGGTCAGGGTTATGACGCTTACGCCCcctattcatttcattcatgcttttaattgcttttaataaTCTTTTACTGGATTTAAATCCTGATGATTTCATGAGGAAATTATAAATGGCGAAATTACCTCAGACTGATTCCACTCCGTCTCAGGATGCTGACTATAACCTCTTCACAGCTTTTTCAGGAAAGGATGACCCTCATATCGCACTGGTTTGACCTGTGGACTGACAGGCAGAGGAAACAGTTCATTCACAGCATCCTGACAAGGTGTTCCAAATCCCAGCTTAAGTAAGTCACATTCACCAGGGCTTGCAGTACAGCCATAAGAAGTACACAAATAATGATTGGTCCGTTTAAACTGTTAGTTATCCAGCATCATTCCATTATGTAAAATTCAGTACAGTAATAAACAAGCATGCCTTTCCAGGTGCATGTATTTAATGCTGAAAATCTGCTCTGGTTTTGAGACTTTTAAACAACACTTACCCCTCTCTCATGAAGAACGATACAGGAACAGAAATGTCTGAGACAATAagacaacaaattaaaacaattaatcaaAGGTCTAACAGAAGGACTGACATAGTTTAAAGCAAGTTAAAATCCCTTCTCCAGCAAATCTCCCTGTCCCCCTGAAAAGCCTCCTCATATTTATACCACCTGAATTCTTAATTAGATGTGGCCagtcaattaaacaattatccATTTACCCATTgcctgacagacacacattctcatgctctCAGCTTCTGATAGAGGTCAATCTGTAGAAAAAATGTTTGGTTACTGCAAGGtttgcaaaataatgaaatacaggcCCCTAGCACATTATATATTCACTGTATGAACAGGAGGGATGatatttgtccatttttgtATAAACCacttcattttcatacaaagtTAACACATGACATAACAGGATACAGTGAAGCAGTCTGTGTAAAGCCTGTGCCAAATAAGTGAACTTACCTGAATAAGTTACCTGAGTTCATAAGGTAGTGTTTAAACCACACGCAAACATGTTTCATTCACCTTGTCAGCTTGATGTGAAACTTTAACCACCAACATATTACTAGTAAGCGCTGTGCACTGTACTCAGGTTACTGCATAAAATGTTCTGAAAGCCTTGTGAATTTAAGTTGTAATAGTAACATGACAGGATGGCAGCTGACAGAAACATTATCTTTCAGGGGATGTAGTAACCATCTGTGTCCATGAAAATGGATAAGGTGATTGCATTTTCAAGTCGCTGTTATTTCAGACCTTTCAGACGAGCCcaataaagtaaagtaaaaaaaataataataataatgaagagaATTCCTATCCTATTCATTTTAAGACACCAACGTGGACATTAGCTACTGCTCACTGCACACAGTCAGACTAATAGCACAGTCAAATATGCCTGTTGTTTTTACAAGTCTTGTGATCTAATGTGCTTCCATTTGTGTGCATTCTATGTAATTATGGTATCCATTGTTTAGgatatcatttcattttcacagtaatAAGTCCTGGGCTGATGAGTTTTCTGATGAGATCCTAGGCTGGATAATAACATCCTTTTATGGAGGTTAGAGGCCCCTGATGGTATAACAGCGTAATGCATACAGAATAGCAAGACTCAAGTTCTGTCTAAAGTTTTTACCGCAAATTCAATGAGAACAAACATGAGCTCTGTTTACTAACTCCTGCATGTCCCACTGCGCCTCCACACAACCGGTAAAACTTACCAAGGCCCCGTTCCCATGCCTCCAGCTTCACCAGGGATTGGTTTTTGGAGGTggttcccatcatgcacctggACTTCACCACGGTGCTTCCACGCTTCCTGTCCCTCTACATCCTGTCCTTCCTCAACCCGCAGGATCTGTGTTCAGCCGCCCAGGTCAGCTGGCACTGGAAGTTCCTGGCGGAGCAGGTCTGTCGTCCTCTTGCTCCATATGGCTAATGCAGGATTAAGTTGCTGTCAGTTTACTTATTTCCAAATACCTGTGGAATATTGGTAGTAAATGGTACATCAGTCAAGTGTTATGCTGTGCAGgttatatttgttttaacaggtgtaaatgtaatgtaaagggaAAGAGCTGCCTCCTTACAAGCATACATTTTCCCAGGGTAGTGATTCAGCTTTGTGTTGCGGATGTGAACACGTCAGCCATATCTAGcgtggcagagctgaagttgAATAAGAGCTCAgcactgtgtgcacatgtgtaacAGTGACCCCCGTGACCCCTGTGACTGTCCCAGGACTGCCTGTGGTCTCCTAAGTGTGTGATCCGCGGCTGGTTCCTGCCCTACACCCCTGCGGACGGCGAGTTCGGGGCCTGGAAGAGGCACTATGTTGCCTGTGCCTCCAGCCTGGACTACCTGACCCCCCGCGAGGCGGAGGAGGTGTACGGGACCCTGAACGAGCCCCTGGGGGacgcagaggaggaggaggaggagaggaggagagagagatggatcaGGCAGGCCATCAGGGAGAAGGTGGCGGAGCACAAGAGTGAGTACGAGGGCAGTCTGcgtggagcaggagggggatAGCATGGATTTGGAGCAGATTTTAAGATGGTCAGTAATTGCCACTATTTTACTAAATATTTCaagtcaaaatgacaaatgtgagTGTATCCAATTCTTTTTTATATgcttttttaatgcattgttaACTTTGTAACAAGAAAATGGTGgaatatgagaaaaatgtttttttaatttttagatgAGGCTTggcttccctctgctctgaatgtgtgtagctgcagtgagtgtggatgtgtgctgtggatgtgtgtgtgctgtggatgtgtgtgtgtatgtgtgtgtgtgtgtgtgtgtgtgtgtgtgtgggtgtggctgtggatgtggatgtggacGTGGACGTGGACgtggatgtgtgtgtaaatgtagatgtagGTGGTTCACTGTAACTCTGTACAGGCCTGAGTAAATGAGCATGAGAAAGCTGAATCTGTCTGTGTGATCAGATACGGAAACGCAGGTCAGAGGTCGCTGGTTCCTCCACAGGGCTCGCGCTGAAGGGCAGACGGCCCTGgctgagcagcagctggagtGCGGGGACAcctggggtcaaaggtcaggggtcacgcACGGGCGGGGCAGGGCTGACAGCTGCGCTGGTGCTCCTCGGGGTGAGACACAGCCTGGGGCATCACCCCAAAcacggagggagagggaatCTACCAGCCACTCTAACAGCTGCATCTGTGATTACTGTATCTGTGGGAGATAAAGGGACTTCATCATTACTCAtgtggtttgtcatttttgtaacTCAGGGAGCTGGGTGCAGTAAggtgatgacaatgatgatgacgatgatgatgaagatgttTAATCATgttgataatgataataatgataatggtaATGCTGGAAATGTGAGTGATagttatcatcatcatcctcatggcgatgatgatgatgattacgTCATGCGTGAGTGCATTATTGAGTCTGCGGTGCGGTTGCTAGGAGAGGAGTCGAAGCCAGCCCTCGCTGTCGCGGCTGCTGGAGCGAGAGGCCCGGTGCTGCTCTGCCCAGGACTCCACCCTCCAGAAGACCCGTGTCACCAGTGCCCTGAGGTCGCTGCCCAGAGGGTGAGGGCCAGGAGCCGGGGACCGGACAtggcagcctgtgtgtgtgtgtgtgtgtgtgtgtgtgtgtgtgtgtgtgtgtgtgtgtgcgggggagagagagagactactGCTTTTGTGGATTTGGACCCATTTGATTATAAACTGTGTTTAATCTCGGATAAAGAAGGCCTTTTACACCCCCAGCATTAACCTGATATTTATGAAGATTTAAAAGGCCTTTTGGGATGGGTGTTGGATTTTTCTAATGAAACAGACACAATATATTTGGTGTTTGTTCCAGGAGGAGTATGACTGGAGGATCGTACCTCATGGCCAATTACAGATCCCAGtcaacagaacagcacagcgccccctactgCCAGTCTCCTCTCCACCTGCTCCTGGTGTCGTCCCGGGTCCCTGCGTATGAggtggggtgaggggaggggcatTAGGCCCTGCTAATGCTGGAATACAATGAACAGGCAGCCTGGTAGCCATGGAACCTCAATAACGTTCAATCAATAAGGCAGAAACAGTAGTTGAACTACAGAACTGTAATTGACCTGTACTTGATAAACAGTCTCTTTCCATCACAGATGACCAATACTTTTTCCATCCTCAGGTTATAGCCTGTATTGATCTGGAAAAAATGATCTACACTACCCTGCCCTTATCTGTTGGCAGTGTTTAGCATGCAGTAATGTAGATTGCAGAGGTCTGGCTTTCAAACTGATTTATTCTGCACTGCTGATTATTTAAGATATGTTGGCTCATGCTCTTATGAGTGAATGCAGTCTAAACgcagacagactgcagcacGTTGTCTGGATAATGAGGTTTCGCATGAAGACTGTAGTGGAGATATTCCGTATTACAGAACCGCATCATCCTACCTGGGACACAGTACCCTGATCATCGCTTCCTGTTCCCTGCTTCTTgcctcctgcttcctgcttcctgttcccTGCCTTCTGCTTCCTGCTTGTGTGTCCGCAGCTGGTGCTGAGTGGGGTGCGAGTCGGAGTGGTCCCCCTGCTGTACGACCACAGCGGGACCACGCTGCAGGCGCTGCTGTTCCGGGCGGAGGGGGCGCTGCGGGGCCAGAGGGTGCAGAGCGTGGGGGTGCTGGCTGAGGGGGACGCCGGGGAGCTCAGTCTCACGCAGGGTGCGCTGGACCATCAGCCCTGTCACTTTACTCACATGAAGATGCAAATACAGAGTAACAGGTGGACAGAAGCAGCGTTTTCTGTAGCTGCTAAGCTGCAGGTCTGCATACCTCCCTGGCCCTTAGGAAATGACAGCAGGCTCATTACTGTCCAGCCCTGATGTGCCAGCTCACTCACATGCACTGGTGTTCACACGTGCCTGCTCAGCCCACACTGAGCATGCTATTGCTCAAGGCTAAGGTGTCTTTATCACATCAGTGGTGGCCTGCATTGTGGGTTCAGCTCTCCTAATCTCAGTctcttccctcttcccccctcagGGTGCAGGGTCACAGAGGAGTCCCTCCTGAGCCCGGACgtgagggaattctgggagaagCTGTCTGGCTGGGTGGTGCCCAGGACAGAGGGGGGGCGTCTGGACATCTTTGCCCCTTTAGCAGCCTCTGGTCAGTCTGAATTTGGGGGTAACAGTCTCTCAGTGGCCCATAGTTACTATCTCCGGATCTTTAGTCATTTTCTCACTGAAAAACTCATTTGATTGGACACATTTAACTGAATATGAACTCATAGCACAGCCAAGGGGTGTTTTAGGGGAACTCAGATGCAGTTAGACAGATTTCACTGAGTGTTAGCCTGGGGGGGTTCTGTGCCCAACCTGAGGTATAGGCAGCTAAGTCATACAGCTGGGGTGAATTCAATATCTACAGTGTTTAGGGATGTTGTGAACATTTCACTTAGGCAAATGGTTTGTATCTGCCAATCATTCCTGCCTGACCTGCCCCAttctttccctcccctctctcccccctctcagtGTCAGGAATGGAGCTGCTCTCCAAGCTCTCCACCCTGACGGGTCTGAATGTCACTGCACCTACAGGGATTGCTACTGGATCGTACCAACACAGTGAGCACAAGAGGGGAgaccacattaaaaatgatctcCATATCACAGTCAGACCACATGACATTCTGCCACCACAAGCAGCCGACACTGAGTAGTGATATTACTAGAATGTTTACATAGGTTCTCATACAGGACAGTAAGTAACTCTTTATACTGTATGActtgcattttttgtcttttttttatcaaaccCACATATACTGCTGTGGCTATGGCTTTAACACTCGTATAAAATACTCaaataaactacaaaaaaactgtaaacaaaaaaagacacctGTAGACACAGCTGGACAATCCTCTGTTGTTTACTTCACTTTGACTGGTTAACCCCTCCCCCAGTTCTCAGTGATTGGCTGGGGCAGGGCGTGTCTCCGCCCCAGGTGTACTTCAGCGAGGCCCCACTGCTGAGCTGGTGCCGGCAGGCGGAGTGGCTGGAGGAGGCCCTCAGGGGCCTGAGGGTGCAGCTGGGGccacagctcctgcagctgagGCAGGAGACCAGGGGCCGCGCCCTGGGTAAGTCAGCCGGAGAAACGGCTCACATCCTAATTATTTTACTGCTGGTTAGTTACTCTTTGCTCAAacagtatgtaatatgtaacaaatacaaggaagaaagaagatacaaaaaaatacaaaacatctGTCATAAATGCAGACATGTGCACATATATGGAAGATCAGCACGTATCATAACCATGAGCTAATGGTTACATAATTGGAACAAAGCAGTACTGATAGATAGTTTTTCTATGTTAGATGAAATCTACAGTCTTTGCTTCATTGTATGAATATCCGGTGCACTGACAGTCCTCTAGGTAACTTCTCTGCAGTGGAGCACTGACAGGTGTCTCAGTAACCCCCCTGCGTTAGTGCACTGACTGACCTTTCAGTAACTCCCCTGCGCTAGTGCACTGACTGACCTTTCAGTAACCCCCTTGCGCTAGTGCACTGACTGACCTCTCAGTAACCCCCCTGCGTTAGTGCACTGACTGACCTTTCAGTAACCCCCCTGCGCTAGTGCACTGACTGACCTCTCAGTAACCCCCCTGCGCTAGTGCACTGACTGACCTCTGCAGTGGTGCACTGACAGTCcttgcagtggtgcagtgacagtccttgcagtggtgcagtgaCAGTCCTTGCAGTGGTGCACTGACAGTCcttgcagtggtgcagtgaCAGTCCTCTCAGTGACAGTCctctgcagtggtgcagtgacAGTCCTCTCAGTGGTGCACTGACAGTCCTCTCAGTGGTGCAGTGACAGTCcttgcagtggtgcagtgaCAGTCCTCTGCAGTGGAACAGTGACAGTCcttgcagtggtgcagtgacagtccttgcagtggtgcagtgacagtccttgcagtggtgcagtgaCAGTCctctgcagtggtgcagtgacagtccttgcagtggtgcagtgacagtccttgcagtggtgcagtgacagtccttgcagtggtgcagtgaCAGTCCTCTCGGTGACTCCTTCACAGTgctgatttccttttttgtttccacAGGTCAGTTTCTTTGGGATGAGGTTGGCCTGTCTGAGGTTGTCCAGTCAGAAGTGACACGTGCTTTGGCAGAGGGGCTTGCTGCACTGTCCAGGGAGAGATGTGTAAGATGGACTCAGATTGTAGCTGTGTAACCTCCGTTTCTGCCGGTGTGCCTCAgggctgtgctctctcctccctgctgtgctgtgacaggACAGTCCACTGAGCTTCCTGTGCGACTTCCTGCGGAGGAGGTGTGAGGAGGGAAACggggcacagacagacagcacgtttctgacagaggctgaccccagaacagctCTCAGCCCGATCAGTAATCTTCCACAGGTCAGCCTCTCTCATacactgaccccagaacagctCTCAGCCCGATCAGTAATCTTCCACAGGTCAGCCTCTCactctgctgtgtcactgctgggagtgtgtgtgtgtgtgtgggataaagcgtgagtgtgtctctcctctttTGGCAGGCTGCAggcagtagtgtgtgtgtgtgtgtgtgtgtgtgtctgtgtgtgtgtgtgtgatacagagtgagtgtctctgcttctctctgttctgcaggCTGCgggcagtagtgtgtgtgtgtgtgtgtgtgtgatacagagtgagtgtctctgcttctctctgttctgcaggCTGCGGGCAGTTTCTCAGACAGGAGGCTGGCTGTGGCAGGGGCGCTGCTCCACAGTGAGAGGGTGTATGTGCGCCTCCTGCAGGCGGTCGCCCGGGTGTACTCCGACCCCCTCAGAGCCGCCCTCAACTCCAACCGAGCCGTGCTCAGCTCCGCCCACGTCCTCATGGTCTTCTCCCCTGTGCTGGACATCCTGGAGGTCAACAGGTAGtgaatgcta encodes:
- the LOC118786803 gene encoding epithelial cell-transforming sequence 2 oncogene-like; this encodes MTALEADLLRSRGRASPHSVKLWQLNGTDFQPAVTEGSLVATETRFSTWTPIGNKPSNQQLFQERMTLISHWFDLWTDRQRKQFIHSILTRCSKSQLNFTRDWFLEVVPIMHLDFTTVLPRFLSLYILSFLNPQDLCSAAQVSWHWKFLAEQDCLWSPKCVIRGWFLPYTPADGEFGAWKRHYVACASSLDYLTPREAEEVYGTLNEPLGDAEEEEEERRRERWIRQAIREKVAEHKRLALKGRRPWLSSSWSAGTPGVKGQGSRTGGAGLTAALVLLGERSRSQPSLSRLLEREARCCSAQDSTLQKTRVTSALRSLPRGRSMTGGSYLMANYRSQSTEQHSAPYCQSPLHLLLVSSRVPAYELVLSGVRVGVVPLLYDHSGTTLQALLFRAEGALRGQRVQSVGVLAEGDAGELSLTQGCRVTEESLLSPDVREFWEKLSGWVVPRTEGGRLDIFAPLAASVSGMELLSKLSTLTGLNVTAPTGIATGSYQHILSDWLGQGVSPPQVYFSEAPLLSWCRQAEWLEEALRGLRVQLGPQLLQLRQETRGRALGQFLWDEVGLSEVVQSEVTRALAEGLAALSRERCDSPLSFLCDFLRRRCEEGNGAQTDSTFRQPLSYTDPRTALSPISNLPQAAGSFSDRRLAVAGALLHSERVYVRLLQAVARVYSDPLRAALNSNRAVLSSAHVLMVFSPVLDILEVNSPFLAELTERLGEWGPSQCLGDVLLKFCSKLRTYTNFFNNYPTILRTIDKCREMIPAFRAFLRRHDRTLATSMLSLQELLLLPASRVEEYATLLEALLLHTPPQHPDQLQLRSALDSLQRYKSFLHKLKQTADGDSRIAETQRMIHSCPNLQEGNRHLMAVQEVELLHTPHEDIAASLRVYERVGDLGLFLFNDALVLSERSLSHLPYRHTCVTSHTFLASVALHTLTPRDIADTKYVQNAFALEGPKRQWVCATEREEDKVTWLSALRSAINAAIGDD